The following proteins are co-located in the Pseudoalteromonas sp. N1230-9 genome:
- the gppA gene encoding guanosine-5'-triphosphate,3'-diphosphate diphosphatase, translating into MGQLQPQKNVYAVIDLGSNSFHMLIAKSIAGGLQTIGRVKRKVRLAAGLDENNVLSKEAMQRGWECLALFAERLQDIPKDNITIVATATLRLATNADVFKQKAEQILGHKINVISGELEAKTIYKGVAHTSACNGKQLVIDIGGASTEVVIGKGFEALHYKSLNMGCVTFLERYFKDQKLNEKNFNAAIKAAHDVVKDIVAEYKKSGWQIASGASGTVQAIQEIMVAQNQDELLTLDKLLAIKEQAIQYDTIADLELPGLIEERRLVFVSGLAILIALFESLNIKQMGLARGALREGVLYSMVPELHNHDIRKRTVDGLMNRYHVDQKQACRVAQLAEQLAKSVKGQWQSIDSNAIALLKTVAKLHEIGLLIEYKQYHKHTAYILENTDMPGFSQSEHKLITAVANEHRSDLIKHSFAHLGCHKQLAECLTKIVRVAVILSMRRQDDVLPLLDLSANENTLTLTFDGDWLKYHPLMASELQLESKLQAKVGWKLIVK; encoded by the coding sequence GTGGGGCAACTTCAACCGCAAAAAAATGTGTATGCAGTTATTGATTTAGGCTCTAACAGTTTTCATATGTTAATTGCTAAATCAATTGCTGGCGGTCTGCAAACGATCGGTCGAGTCAAACGTAAGGTGAGGCTAGCTGCTGGGCTTGATGAAAACAACGTGCTTAGCAAAGAAGCCATGCAACGAGGTTGGGAATGCCTAGCCTTGTTTGCTGAACGTTTACAAGACATACCAAAAGATAATATCACCATCGTTGCAACCGCAACCTTACGCCTTGCTACCAATGCCGATGTATTCAAGCAAAAAGCTGAACAGATCCTTGGTCATAAAATCAATGTCATCAGCGGTGAGCTAGAAGCTAAGACAATTTATAAAGGCGTGGCACATACATCAGCTTGCAATGGCAAACAGCTTGTTATCGATATTGGTGGGGCAAGTACTGAAGTCGTCATTGGTAAAGGTTTTGAGGCATTACACTATAAAAGTCTTAATATGGGGTGCGTGACTTTTCTTGAGCGTTACTTCAAAGATCAAAAGCTTAATGAAAAGAATTTCAATGCAGCTATAAAAGCAGCGCATGATGTTGTTAAAGATATTGTTGCAGAGTATAAAAAATCTGGTTGGCAAATCGCCAGCGGTGCATCTGGTACAGTGCAAGCAATTCAAGAAATCATGGTTGCACAAAATCAAGATGAACTCTTAACGCTTGATAAGCTTTTAGCTATCAAAGAGCAAGCAATCCAATATGACACAATTGCTGATCTTGAGCTCCCTGGCTTAATAGAAGAGAGGCGCTTAGTATTCGTTTCAGGACTAGCCATTTTAATTGCTTTATTCGAGTCGTTAAATATAAAGCAAATGGGTCTTGCTCGTGGTGCATTACGTGAAGGTGTTTTATATAGCATGGTGCCTGAGCTACATAACCATGACATTCGTAAGCGTACAGTTGATGGCTTAATGAATCGTTACCATGTAGATCAAAAGCAAGCTTGTCGTGTCGCACAACTTGCTGAACAATTGGCAAAAAGTGTGAAAGGGCAATGGCAATCAATTGATAGCAATGCAATCGCGTTATTAAAGACAGTGGCAAAATTGCATGAGATTGGTTTGCTAATCGAGTATAAACAATATCATAAACATACCGCTTATATACTAGAGAATACAGATATGCCTGGTTTTTCACAATCGGAGCATAAGCTGATCACTGCCGTTGCGAATGAACATCGCTCAGATCTGATCAAACACAGTTTTGCTCATTTAGGGTGTCATAAACAACTAGCGGAATGTTTGACTAAAATAGTGAGGGTCGCAGTGATCTTATCTATGCGTCGACAAGATGATGTACTGCCGCTGCTTGATTTGAGTGCAAATGAAAATACTCTGACGCTGACATTTGATGGCGATTGGTTAAAATATCACCCACTAATGGCCAGTGAGCTGCAACTAGAGTCCAAGCTGCAAGCAAAAGTAGGTTGGAAGCTTATAGTAAAATAA
- the rhlB gene encoding ATP-dependent RNA helicase RhlB: MTKTHLTDKKFSDFAIAPEVVAGLTENGFEYCTPIQAKCLPFICEGRDIAGQAQTGTGKTLAFLTATCHRLLQSSKASSKHPRALIMAPTRELAIQIHKDAKILAPHCNLNLGLVYGGEDYEKQRAQLEKGVDILIGTTGRLIDLYKQGCYTLNEIEVVVLDEADRMFDLGFIKDIRYMFRRMPETAERLNLLFSATLSYRVQELAFEHMTNPEHVQVEPDVKTGKRIQEELFHPSQDDKIKLLLTLIEEEWPDKAIVFANTKHSCENVYAWMKADGHRVGLLTGDVNQKKRQSILAQFTKGDLDFLVATDVAARGLHIPEVSHVFNFDLPDDCEDYVHRIGRTGRAGASGHAISFACEQYAYNLHEIEQYIEHSIPLSHYDKSALLDDLTKPTIQKKRNYSTGPRNRNNNGRRPNNSYQKSRSS, encoded by the coding sequence ATGACTAAGACACATTTGACCGATAAAAAGTTTTCAGACTTTGCTATCGCACCGGAAGTGGTTGCCGGTTTAACCGAAAATGGGTTTGAATATTGCACTCCCATTCAAGCTAAATGCCTACCTTTTATTTGTGAAGGCCGCGATATTGCTGGCCAAGCACAAACGGGTACGGGCAAAACGTTGGCGTTTTTAACTGCCACGTGCCATCGGTTATTACAATCTAGCAAAGCATCTAGTAAACATCCAAGAGCCCTGATCATGGCCCCAACTCGGGAGCTGGCGATTCAGATACACAAAGATGCAAAAATTTTAGCGCCACACTGTAATCTTAACTTAGGGTTAGTATATGGTGGCGAAGATTACGAAAAACAACGTGCACAACTAGAAAAAGGCGTTGATATTTTAATTGGCACCACCGGACGCCTCATCGATCTTTACAAACAGGGTTGTTATACCCTGAACGAAATTGAAGTTGTAGTACTTGATGAAGCCGATCGCATGTTCGATTTAGGTTTCATTAAAGACATTCGTTATATGTTTAGACGTATGCCAGAAACAGCTGAACGCTTGAACTTATTGTTTTCAGCAACCTTGTCTTATCGCGTACAAGAGTTGGCATTCGAACATATGACAAACCCTGAGCACGTACAAGTTGAGCCAGACGTTAAAACAGGCAAACGTATTCAAGAAGAGCTATTTCATCCATCACAAGATGACAAAATTAAGTTGCTGTTAACGTTAATTGAAGAAGAATGGCCAGACAAAGCAATTGTGTTTGCAAATACAAAACACAGTTGTGAAAATGTTTATGCTTGGATGAAAGCGGATGGTCATCGAGTTGGGTTATTAACCGGTGACGTGAACCAGAAAAAGCGTCAATCAATTTTGGCTCAATTTACCAAAGGCGATTTAGACTTTTTAGTGGCAACAGATGTAGCTGCCCGTGGTTTACATATCCCAGAAGTAAGCCATGTATTTAATTTTGATTTACCAGATGATTGTGAAGATTATGTACATCGCATAGGGCGTACAGGCCGCGCTGGTGCATCAGGCCACGCGATTAGTTTTGCCTGTGAGCAGTATGCATATAACCTTCATGAGATTGAACAGTATATAGAGCACAGCATTCCATTATCACATTATGATAAAAGTGCATTGCTTGATGATTTAACTAAGCCTACTATTCAGAAAAAGCGGAACTATTCTACAGGCCCACGTAATCGTAATAACAACGGACGTCGCCCAAACAATAGTTACCAAAAATCACGGTCGTCATAA
- the trxA gene encoding thioredoxin TrxA: MSEKIIQLTDDSFEADVLQSDKPVLVDFWAEWCGPCKMIAPILDEVAGEFDGRVTVGKLNIDQNAGTPPKFGIRGIPTLLLFKDGQVAATKVGALSKTQLVEFLENNI; this comes from the coding sequence ATGAGCGAGAAAATTATTCAATTAACTGACGATAGCTTTGAAGCTGACGTACTTCAATCAGACAAACCTGTACTTGTTGATTTTTGGGCTGAATGGTGCGGACCTTGTAAAATGATCGCCCCAATTCTTGACGAAGTAGCGGGTGAATTTGACGGTCGTGTGACAGTAGGTAAACTTAATATCGACCAAAACGCAGGTACACCACCTAAATTTGGTATTCGTGGTATCCCTACGTTACTTCTTTTCAAAGATGGTCAAGTCGCAGCGACTAAAGTAGGTGCACTTTCTAAAACTCAATTAGTTGAGTTTTTAGAGAACAACATCTAA